A window of Candidatus Methanomethylicota archaeon contains these coding sequences:
- a CDS encoding glycosyltransferase family 4 protein, with protein sequence MNVLLINPLDALTDIFLKISTNLYIITEAKSKLSCYEVNTKKYIFSLKLPQNKILSIIVKHLLYIYTYLKLANKLHLVIINQETLEPCITILLAKLSRKKIVERIGGSRSYLLFFTIHGPMPLISKIFAILALASLRFSLNICDAVVLNCDSLLNENLYRMYSNKIFIIPNPPPDKFYDTFKIIKEYNKRSFIVGYVAAFSLAKGVASLVRAAKIVIQKNPMVKFLFIGNWRHSHPPFLGSFLKKNVEGYPNIIFVGPVPHHDVAKYMNEMRLLVLPSYTEGTPKVVLEAMACGTPVLATPVGCIPEVLGNGEYGYILSARDPEVLAREILKALFNERNEILSYKIRLHVKEIYNFEKSLKLWIKLIRRIMSNA encoded by the coding sequence ATGAATGTTTTACTTATCAATCCGTTAGATGCTCTTACGGATATCTTTTTGAAGATAAGTACAAATCTTTACATAATTACAGAGGCAAAATCCAAACTATCTTGTTATGAAGTAAACACTAAAAAATACATATTCTCATTAAAATTACCTCAGAATAAAATCTTAAGCATTATTGTTAAACATCTATTATATATATATACATATCTAAAATTAGCAAATAAATTACACCTTGTCATCATAAATCAGGAAACTTTAGAGCCGTGCATAACGATACTACTTGCAAAACTTTCTCGCAAAAAAATAGTTGAAAGAATTGGAGGCTCACGTAGTTATCTATTGTTTTTCACTATTCATGGTCCAATGCCTCTAATATCTAAGATATTTGCTATTTTAGCTTTGGCCAGTTTAAGGTTTTCTCTAAATATTTGTGATGCTGTTGTTTTGAACTGCGATTCTTTATTGAACGAAAATCTATATCGTATGTATAGCAATAAAATCTTTATAATTCCTAATCCTCCTCCTGATAAATTTTATGATACTTTTAAAATCATCAAAGAATATAACAAAAGAAGTTTTATTGTAGGATATGTTGCCGCCTTCAGTTTAGCGAAAGGAGTTGCGTCGCTTGTTCGTGCTGCTAAAATCGTGATTCAAAAAAATCCCATGGTGAAATTCCTCTTCATCGGTAATTGGCGGCACTCACACCCACCTTTCTTAGGATCTTTCCTCAAGAAAAATGTTGAAGGGTATCCAAACATAATCTTTGTTGGCCCCGTTCCGCATCACGATGTTGCTAAGTACATGAATGAGATGAGATTACTCGTTTTACCCAGCTATACGGAAGGAACTCCCAAAGTAGTACTTGAGGCAATGGCGTGTGGAACACCCGTGCTAGCAACCCCCGTAGGATGTATTCCAGAAGTACTGGGAAATGGGGAATACGGCTATATTCTTTCTGCGAGAGATCCTGAAGTTCTAGCTAGAGAGATCCTAAAGGCTTTGTTTAATGAACGAAATGAAATACTATCGTATAAAATAAGACTTCATGTGAAGGAAATCTACAATTTTGAAAAAAGCCTTAAATTATGGATTAAATTAATAAGGAGGATTATGAGCAATGCCTAA
- a CDS encoding polysaccharide deacetylase family protein, producing MPNQIELNNGIFMISIDTEFAWGFIDKLNTDLARKYIYISAKRSRRNILKILQISEELNVPITFGFVGKLLLQDSKTINSVWNARDIFWQILNSQVEHEIACHSFSHIEFTKSPREKAQYDIRMCKKVMRDLSVDPVSFLYPRNRIAYIDILKNEGFKTFRYRLKYESSPNILLNIFVQSYGLPRNVNGLIAIPANILFQASSCVTNTALLLTSLRALKEIAISRKIFHIMLHDYIESDITILYLKYVFRYAKKLEEKGLIEIKTMRDVYEELKHE from the coding sequence ATGCCTAACCAAATAGAATTAAATAATGGAATATTCATGATAAGCATTGACACAGAGTTCGCATGGGGTTTCATTGATAAACTCAATACAGATTTAGCCAGAAAATACATTTACATTAGCGCTAAACGGAGCAGGAGAAATATATTAAAGATTCTGCAAATTTCTGAAGAATTAAATGTTCCAATTACGTTCGGTTTTGTTGGAAAGCTTTTACTTCAAGATAGTAAAACAATTAATAGTGTTTGGAATGCTAGAGATATTTTCTGGCAAATACTTAACTCTCAAGTAGAACATGAAATTGCCTGTCATTCGTTCTCTCATATCGAATTTACCAAATCTCCTAGAGAAAAAGCTCAATATGATATCCGTATGTGTAAGAAGGTTATGAGGGATCTAAGTGTGGATCCGGTTAGTTTTCTATACCCAAGGAACCGAATAGCTTACATTGATATCCTAAAGAATGAAGGATTTAAAACCTTCAGATATAGACTCAAGTATGAATCGTCACCTAATATCTTATTGAACATTTTTGTGCAATCATATGGTTTACCTAGAAACGTTAATGGTTTAATAGCTATTCCCGCTAATATTCTTTTTCAAGCTTCTTCTTGCGTGACTAATACCGCTTTGTTGCTTACATCATTGAGAGCTCTTAAAGAGATTGCTATTAGCCGAAAAATTTTCCACATAATGCTTCATGATTATATTGAGTCGGATATTACTATTTTATATTTAAAATATGTATTTAGATATGCGAAAAAATTAGAGGAAAAAGGTTTAATAGAAATAAAAACGATGCGTGATGTTTACGAGGAACTTAAACATGAATAG
- a CDS encoding LamG domain-containing protein → MNRKKNNLCLPTIFLSWMLIVTYSTLVILDIFPLVRIFLVLPTVYILPGMFLYIFFINKTNASYEIIPVIVKSFVISQLLVILLMYILLAFKIPLNAFTFIISLISYFLLINVLLLLRRNSALKHNLSFCCDSFNLFLVIFVFLIYLLIIRLFFPYKTLDRDETDYLFFARNILLKNEVLTTSQNPLASWIENLFRGRIFLISLIATYILSTNLQWGYAWIMGSMFIPMTALAAVLLIPSSIKYEKAMKVSTTLLLLSNPLILTFGRSVQPDLAQAFYTTLAIYYVVKSFKLKVNKTTENSEYLIDIRYISFAIVILTISFTIRENIGIFLAITFTMIILNIIYGLRENKRIFILLFIFSILLISFSQLIRPIGLVIPNFESYTLLDYVKRLYTILSPEAINPLISLNIISLPALLRWALKKNDYEIGALSLIALFILAGVFFFSLTDFEFFYNISRYELFMLPVLTVLSLTIIFSYNSRYISIFIAFSMILFLWLNYIITLSGSPVFLNGPYEQGLRNTFIIIFVLFLSIFFAAFISNMCTSLKFRVKILKENRKFECPLSSLAFVIIVFSALLSNIHFSQILAFSYSKYAQNYDLTNVGFFGYIGEQSVVLSNFYYYLRLYVPDKIFSKSILLSIPIEEKEYLNLIKILPKNAYLVLTDDPRLAWYEYGNKYINKYIFEVPNVSISRNALVLHLSFDTDIVRDETGNLKDIFVHNVAWCEGKKGKALYFNGKDSYVKISNSPSLTLTNEISIEAWVKCGDSPDGNHRTIVRKEGAFALRFDPQGNLEALIWQNGRPQSSGIVPSSIAWVPGKWVHWFFTFDGRYMRIYKDGDEVIERFLTGKIDVSSADLGIGASGDGKYPFLGCIDEIYIYNKSLSAEEIKMKYLQEIGYANLTFIGSIGLPKGKIILYKPASSVVWKEGESTLKVNEITIIPAYKKERDNVTLHVTLWSGQTQKAIIIINTYRFSKILEAYLKPGINDLKFNFSYVLPDGKTYGSQIQGWSEVIILDANGNIAFHDILAAFKMQRNSIPMFTWILFLIIIISFFLILERKMLYQNSSQKCNRKNVDE, encoded by the coding sequence ATGAATAGAAAGAAAAACAACTTATGCTTACCTACTATATTTCTAAGTTGGATGCTAATTGTTACCTATTCCACGCTTGTGATATTAGATATCTTTCCTCTTGTAAGAATTTTCTTAGTATTACCAACGGTTTACATTCTGCCTGGTATGTTTCTTTACATATTTTTTATTAACAAAACTAATGCTAGCTATGAGATAATTCCTGTAATCGTTAAATCTTTCGTTATTTCGCAATTACTTGTCATCTTATTGATGTATATACTTCTCGCATTTAAAATACCGCTTAATGCTTTTACATTCATTATTTCTCTGATATCTTACTTCTTGCTTATCAATGTTTTGTTATTATTACGTAGAAACTCTGCACTCAAACATAATTTGAGCTTTTGCTGTGATTCTTTTAACCTTTTCTTAGTTATTTTTGTCTTTTTGATCTATTTATTAATAATAAGGCTATTCTTTCCGTATAAAACTTTAGATAGAGATGAGACAGATTATTTATTTTTTGCGAGGAATATCTTATTAAAAAACGAAGTCCTAACAACTTCTCAAAATCCATTAGCTTCGTGGATTGAAAACTTGTTTCGTGGAAGAATCTTCTTGATATCTTTGATAGCTACCTATATTCTTTCTACAAACTTACAATGGGGCTATGCATGGATTATGGGATCCATGTTTATACCAATGACCGCTTTAGCGGCCGTGCTACTGATTCCTAGCTCAATTAAGTACGAGAAGGCAATGAAGGTATCCACGACGTTGCTTCTGCTTAGTAACCCGTTGATCCTGACCTTTGGTAGAAGTGTTCAACCAGATTTAGCGCAGGCTTTCTATACGACATTAGCTATATATTACGTAGTTAAAAGCTTTAAACTTAAGGTAAATAAAACAACTGAAAATAGTGAATATCTAATAGATATACGATATATTTCATTCGCTATCGTGATCTTAACTATTTCTTTTACAATAAGGGAAAATATAGGTATTTTCTTAGCAATCACATTTACCATGATAATTCTGAATATAATATATGGCTTGCGGGAGAATAAGAGAATTTTTATACTGTTATTTATATTCAGTATACTTCTTATTAGTTTCTCTCAATTAATACGACCTATAGGCTTAGTTATTCCGAATTTTGAATCCTATACTCTTCTAGATTACGTGAAGCGTTTATATACTATATTGTCGCCTGAAGCTATAAATCCATTAATTTCACTTAATATCATTTCGCTACCAGCGCTATTGCGATGGGCTTTAAAGAAAAATGACTATGAAATTGGTGCGCTTTCTCTTATTGCTTTATTTATCCTTGCCGGTGTATTTTTCTTTTCCCTTACAGATTTTGAATTCTTTTACAATATTTCAAGATATGAACTGTTTATGTTACCAGTTCTCACGGTACTTTCGTTGACAATTATTTTTTCGTATAATTCTAGGTATATATCTATTTTTATTGCTTTTTCTATGATCTTATTCTTATGGTTGAATTATATAATAACCTTAAGCGGTTCTCCAGTCTTTTTAAATGGTCCATATGAACAGGGTTTACGCAATACCTTTATTATTATTTTTGTATTATTTCTTAGCATTTTCTTTGCTGCGTTTATTAGCAATATGTGCACAAGCCTAAAATTTAGAGTAAAAATTTTAAAGGAAAATAGGAAATTCGAGTGTCCATTGTCGTCTCTTGCTTTTGTTATAATTGTTTTTTCTGCACTTCTATCAAATATTCATTTCTCACAGATTCTTGCCTTTTCATACTCTAAATATGCTCAGAATTATGATCTAACGAATGTAGGATTCTTCGGCTATATTGGTGAACAAAGTGTAGTCTTGTCTAATTTTTACTATTATCTAAGGCTTTATGTTCCAGATAAAATTTTTTCTAAAAGTATTTTATTAAGTATACCTATTGAAGAGAAAGAGTATCTTAATTTAATTAAAATCTTACCTAAAAATGCATATTTAGTTTTAACCGATGACCCTCGGCTTGCGTGGTATGAGTATGGAAATAAATATATAAATAAATATATCTTTGAAGTACCTAACGTTTCAATCTCTCGGAATGCTTTGGTTCTACACTTATCGTTTGATACTGACATAGTCCGCGATGAAACTGGGAATCTCAAAGATATTTTCGTACACAATGTAGCATGGTGCGAAGGGAAAAAAGGAAAAGCCTTGTATTTCAATGGCAAGGATAGTTATGTTAAGATTTCTAACTCGCCAAGCTTAACTCTTACCAATGAGATTTCAATCGAAGCATGGGTTAAATGTGGTGATAGCCCAGATGGAAACCACCGTACAATTGTTAGAAAGGAAGGCGCTTTTGCTTTAAGATTTGATCCTCAAGGGAATCTAGAAGCTTTAATATGGCAAAATGGGCGCCCTCAAAGTTCCGGGATTGTTCCAAGCAGTATTGCCTGGGTTCCAGGTAAATGGGTTCATTGGTTTTTCACTTTCGACGGTAGATATATGAGAATTTATAAGGATGGAGATGAAGTAATTGAAAGGTTTTTAACAGGGAAAATAGACGTATCTAGTGCTGATCTAGGTATTGGTGCCTCAGGTGACGGGAAATACCCATTTTTAGGCTGTATAGATGAAATTTACATTTATAATAAATCCTTGTCAGCGGAGGAAATCAAGATGAAGTACTTGCAAGAAATAGGATATGCCAATCTCACTTTTATAGGTTCAATTGGTCTACCTAAGGGAAAAATAATACTTTATAAACCAGCATCTTCAGTTGTATGGAAAGAGGGGGAAAGCACGCTTAAGGTAAATGAAATCACCATTATACCTGCATATAAGAAGGAGAGGGACAATGTTACATTACATGTCACGTTATGGAGCGGCCAAACTCAAAAAGCTATTATAATTATTAATACATATCGATTTTCAAAGATTTTAGAAGCTTACTTAAAACCTGGTATAAATGATTTAAAGTTTAACTTCAGTTATGTGCTTCCTGACGGTAAAACATA